From one Catenuloplanes nepalensis genomic stretch:
- a CDS encoding MBL fold metallo-hydrolase, protein MRITKFTHACVRLERDGGVLVIDPGAFSERAALDGADAILITHEHIDHAEPERIVAAVKERGVPVFAHPGVAAALPELTSVITTVQPGESIEAAGFAVSAHGGAHQIIHPDIPRVPNLAWLVEADGTNVYHPGDSFAIPDADVDTLFLPISGPWMRMAEAVDFGREVNPRRAFALHEALLSEIGLAVVNRNLNLLLDFEYARLEPGTTVS, encoded by the coding sequence ATGCGGATCACGAAGTTCACCCATGCCTGTGTCCGGCTGGAGCGCGACGGCGGCGTGCTGGTCATCGACCCGGGCGCGTTCAGTGAACGCGCCGCGCTGGACGGTGCGGACGCGATCCTGATCACGCACGAGCACATCGACCACGCGGAGCCGGAGCGGATCGTGGCCGCGGTGAAGGAGCGCGGCGTGCCGGTCTTCGCGCACCCGGGCGTCGCGGCCGCGCTGCCGGAGCTGACCAGCGTGATCACCACGGTGCAGCCCGGCGAGTCGATCGAGGCGGCCGGCTTCGCGGTGAGCGCGCACGGCGGCGCGCACCAGATCATCCACCCGGACATCCCGCGAGTGCCGAACCTGGCCTGGCTGGTCGAGGCGGACGGCACGAACGTCTACCACCCGGGCGACTCGTTCGCGATCCCGGACGCCGACGTCGACACGCTGTTCCTGCCGATCTCCGGGCCGTGGATGCGGATGGCCGAGGCCGTCGACTTCGGCCGCGAGGTCAACCCGCGGCGGGCGTTCGCGCTGCACGAGGCGCTGCTCAGCGAGATCGGCCTGGCCGTGGTCAACCGCAACCTGAACCTGCTGCTGGACTTCGAGTACGCCCGTCTCGAGCCCGGGACGACCGTGTCGTGA